The Glycine soja cultivar W05 chromosome 8, ASM419377v2, whole genome shotgun sequence genome has a window encoding:
- the LOC114424092 gene encoding uncharacterized protein LOC114424092, with protein sequence MPLYSKILKYLLTKKSKYIHSDNIVVEGNCSVVIQRILPLKHKDPRSVTIPCSIGSVFVGKALINLGARINLMPLSMCRRLGELDIMPTRMTLQLVDHSINKPYGVIEDVLVRVKHFTFPADFVVMDIEEDTEIPLILGCPFMLTAICVVDMGKIKLEMGIADQKISFDLFDEEKHLLNQNVCSKVNEGWKEMVQKMASRKRKSTVSRPREPYDTTRFISEGA encoded by the exons atgccactctattcaaaaattttaaaatatttgttaaccAAGAAGAGCAAGTACATTCATAGTGATAATATTGTTGTGGAGGGAAATTGCAGTGTGGTGATTCAAAGAATCCTTCCACTGAAGCACAAGGATCCTAGGAGTGTCACAATTCCCTGCTCTATTGGTTCTGTGTTTGTTGGAAAAGCTCTCATTAATTTGGGGGCCAGAATAAACTTGATGCCGCTCTCCATGTGCAGGAGACTTGGAGAGTTGGATATTATGCCAACAAGAATGACACTACAACTAGTAGATCATTCTATTAACAAACCTTATGGTGTAATTGAAGATGTTCTGGTTAGAGTGAAGCATTTTACTTTCCCCGCTGATTTTGTAGTGATGGATATTGAAGAGGACACTGAAATCCCCTTGATTTTGGGTTGTCCCTTCATGTTAACCGCCATTTGCGTGGTGGATATGGGAAAGATAAAGCTGGAAATGGGCATAGCTGATCAGAAGATCagctttgatttgtttgatgaAGAAAAGCATTTGCTCAACCAGAATGTTTGTTCAAAGGTAAATGAAGGATGGAAGGAGATGGTTCAGAAG ATGGCCTCCAGGAAGAGGAAATCCACTGTCTCCAGACCCCGGGAGCCCTATGACACCACCAGATTCATATCTGAGGGCGCCTAG